In Deltaproteobacteria bacterium, a genomic segment contains:
- the hsp20 gene encoding archaeal heat shock protein Hsp20: MSAEKKKAEAKKEEEGVIDFGVGKISLGGIFKGLGDLIDMAGKVAEKGEAIRKEGELKGFGKGGKEVKGVYGFSIRTLGGKPIVEPFGNIKESPEGPVVEEVREPMVDVFDEKDHILVIAEMPGVEKGDIHVDVNDDLLTLKADGKERKYRKNITLPSRVNTSTLTSAYKNGVMEIKMEKRA; the protein is encoded by the coding sequence ATGTCGGCTGAAAAGAAAAAAGCAGAAGCAAAAAAAGAGGAGGAAGGGGTAATTGACTTTGGTGTGGGAAAGATTTCCCTCGGCGGGATATTCAAAGGGCTGGGCGACCTGATAGATATGGCTGGCAAGGTTGCTGAAAAGGGAGAAGCAATCAGAAAAGAAGGCGAACTAAAGGGTTTTGGCAAAGGGGGCAAAGAGGTAAAAGGTGTTTATGGATTTTCCATCAGGACATTGGGGGGAAAGCCGATAGTAGAGCCGTTTGGAAATATCAAGGAGAGCCCGGAGGGGCCTGTAGTAGAGGAGGTGAGAGAGCCCATGGTAGATGTGTTTGATGAAAAAGATCATATATTAGTTATTGCTGAGATGCCTGGAGTGGAAAAGGGTGATATTCATGTTGATGTGAATGATGATCTGCTTACCCTCAAGGCAGATGGCAAGGAAAGAAAATATAGAAAGAATATTACACTTCCGTCCCGCGTAAATACATCCACGCTTACCTCTGCTTATAAAAATGGGGTAATGGAAATAAAAATGGAAAAGAGGGCATGA
- a CDS encoding CDC48 family AAA ATPase, translating into MSESSGILNLRVSEARTKDVGRGIARIDPSDMTTLGVEVGDIVQITGKRKTVAKVMPTYIEDRGKGIIQADGLIRQNAQIGLDEKTAIEKMPYKPAQRVILSPVTFLRGAIGDMRYLSSLLDGLPLVEGDRIRATLFGTRSHDFLVGAVIPRDVVVIHPKTIIEIKTRKEEKKSPERARISYEDIGGLKKEIRRIREMIELPLRHPQVFERLGIDAPKGVFLHGPPGCGKTLIARAVANETDAYFTHLSGPEIMHKFYGESEAHLRKIFETASSNAPAIIFLDEIDAIAPKREEMGAEKQVERRVVAQLLALMDGLESRGQVIVIGATNLPNMVDPALRRPGRFDREIEISIPDKNGRLEIITIHTRGMPLAQDVDLQRISQITHGFVGADLEALCREAAMATLRKIFPSIDFHLDEVPYETLIKLEVTMDDFIEALKDVEPSCLREVFVEVPDVRWSDIGGMYDIKQTLIDAVELPLKHPELFRYARTRPPKGILLHGAPGTGKTMMAKALATESEGNFISIKGPEILSKWVGESERGVREVFHKAKQAVPCIMFFDEIDSLVPTRGGGDSHVTERVISQFLTEMDGIEELKGVVVLAATNRMDIIDPALLRTGRFDVICELPMPDEKARLEIFKIHTKGKPLAEDVDINALTMLTNGVAGSDIEAICREATLLAIRQFLSIKGRDIEELTISMANMERAVESIRKRK; encoded by the coding sequence ATGTCGGAATCGTCAGGCATATTAAACTTGCGTGTTTCAGAGGCAAGGACAAAGGATGTAGGCAGAGGCATTGCCAGAATAGACCCTTCAGATATGACAACCCTTGGTGTTGAGGTGGGAGATATTGTGCAGATCACAGGCAAGCGCAAGACTGTTGCCAAGGTCATGCCCACATATATTGAGGACAGGGGCAAGGGTATTATTCAGGCCGATGGCCTCATAAGACAGAATGCGCAGATAGGATTAGATGAAAAGACTGCAATTGAGAAGATGCCGTATAAACCAGCACAGAGGGTTATTTTATCTCCCGTTACCTTTTTGAGAGGGGCAATAGGGGATATGAGATATTTAAGCAGTCTGTTAGATGGGCTGCCTCTTGTGGAAGGCGACAGGATAAGGGCAACCCTTTTTGGAACCAGAAGCCATGATTTTTTGGTTGGGGCTGTTATACCAAGGGATGTGGTGGTCATCCATCCAAAGACTATTATTGAAATAAAAACAAGAAAGGAAGAGAAGAAGTCCCCGGAAAGGGCGCGGATATCATATGAGGATATTGGCGGACTAAAAAAAGAGATACGCAGGATACGGGAGATGATAGAACTGCCTTTAAGACACCCTCAGGTATTTGAAAGGCTTGGCATAGATGCGCCAAAGGGGGTTTTTTTACACGGGCCGCCGGGCTGCGGAAAGACCCTTATTGCGAGGGCTGTTGCAAATGAAACAGACGCATATTTTACCCATCTGAGCGGGCCTGAGATTATGCACAAGTTTTACGGCGAGAGCGAGGCGCACTTAAGAAAGATATTTGAGACAGCATCGTCTAACGCCCCTGCAATAATATTCCTTGATGAGATAGACGCGATTGCGCCAAAACGGGAAGAGATGGGCGCGGAAAAACAGGTGGAGAGAAGGGTTGTCGCCCAGCTCCTTGCATTGATGGATGGACTGGAATCCAGGGGACAGGTAATCGTTATCGGCGCCACAAACCTTCCAAATATGGTTGACCCTGCGCTTAGAAGACCGGGGAGGTTTGACAGGGAGATAGAGATAAGCATACCTGATAAAAACGGCAGGCTGGAGATCATCACAATACATACAAGGGGAATGCCGTTGGCGCAGGATGTTGACCTGCAGAGGATATCCCAGATTACACACGGGTTTGTCGGAGCTGACCTTGAGGCGCTCTGCAGGGAGGCGGCAATGGCTACCTTAAGAAAGATATTCCCGTCGATAGACTTTCATCTTGATGAGGTGCCTTATGAAACCCTGATTAAATTAGAGGTAACGATGGACGATTTTATTGAGGCCCTGAAGGATGTTGAACCGTCATGTTTGAGGGAGGTCTTTGTAGAGGTCCCTGATGTCCGGTGGTCGGATATAGGCGGTATGTATGATATAAAACAGACCCTGATAGATGCAGTTGAACTGCCGTTAAAACACCCTGAACTCTTTAGATATGCGCGGACAAGACCCCCGAAGGGCATACTTTTACACGGCGCCCCAGGCACAGGAAAGACCATGATGGCAAAGGCGCTTGCCACCGAGAGCGAGGGCAATTTTATATCCATCAAGGGCCCGGAGATATTATCAAAGTGGGTCGGCGAGAGTGAGAGGGGGGTGAGGGAGGTCTTTCATAAGGCAAAACAGGCAGTGCCGTGTATTATGTTTTTTGATGAGATAGATTCGCTTGTTCCCACAAGGGGAGGCGGTGATTCCCATGTTACTGAGCGGGTCATCAGCCAGTTCCTTACAGAAATGGACGGCATAGAGGAATTAAAGGGCGTGGTGGTGCTGGCTGCCACAAACAGGATGGACATCATTGACCCGGCCCTTCTCAGAACAGGCAGATTTGATGTGATATGTGAACTGCCCATGCCCGACGAAAAGGCAAGGCTTGAGATATTCAAGATCCATACAAAGGGAAAACCCCTTGCTGAAGATGTGGATATTAATGCCTTGACAATGTTGACCAATGGCGTGGCCGGTTCTGACATAGAGGCTATATGCAGGGAGGCAACACTTCTCGCAATAAGGCAGTTTCTGAGTATTAAAGGCAGGGATATAGAGGAATTAACTATCTCTATGGCAAACATGGAAAGGGCAGTGGAGTCTATAAGAAAGAGGAAATAA
- a CDS encoding GvpL/GvpF family gas vesicle protein produces the protein MEKAERTGEGSYLYCIIGTGEAINFGDIGIGGRGDAVTTAGYEDISAVISKSPETKYVLNRGNLLAHQRVIERVMKEHTVLPVRFSTIADSIEDIRGLLRKRYEEFKKLLRDMDNKIELGIKAVWKDIDAVFQEILQEDEEIKRLRDKTAAMPSGKTYGDRINLGKMVQARLKRKKEAEADKMMNSLKTISIDTRTNQVYGDNMVLNAAFLVGMTRIKEFDEKVEGFDAAHNERLKIKYVGPAPPFNFVNIVVEWK, from the coding sequence TTGGAAAAGGCAGAGAGAACAGGGGAAGGTAGCTACCTTTACTGCATAATAGGGACGGGAGAGGCTATAAACTTCGGGGATATCGGGATCGGCGGGAGAGGCGATGCGGTTACTACCGCAGGTTATGAGGACATCTCTGCTGTTATCAGTAAATCTCCTGAGACAAAATATGTCTTAAACAGAGGGAATCTGCTGGCGCACCAACGTGTCATTGAAAGGGTTATGAAGGAACATACTGTGCTTCCTGTGAGGTTTTCTACCATTGCCGATAGTATAGAAGATATCCGGGGGCTTTTGAGAAAAAGATATGAAGAGTTTAAGAAACTATTAAGGGATATGGACAATAAGATAGAACTGGGGATTAAGGCTGTGTGGAAGGATATAGACGCAGTCTTTCAGGAGATATTACAGGAAGATGAGGAGATTAAACGGTTGAGGGATAAGACAGCGGCAATGCCGTCTGGCAAGACTTATGGCGACAGAATTAACCTGGGTAAGATGGTGCAGGCAAGATTAAAGAGAAAAAAAGAGGCAGAGGCAGATAAGATGATGAACTCCTTAAAGACTATTTCTATAGATACCCGCACCAATCAGGTCTATGGAGATAATATGGTTTTAAATGCGGCATTTTTAGTTGGTATGACGCGGATAAAGGAATTTGACGAAAAGGTAGAAGGGTTTGACGCAGCCCACAACGAAAGGCTGAAGATAAAATATGTGGGTCCGGCGCCGCCGTTTAACTTTGTAAATATAGTGGTGGAGTGGAAATGA